The window TGCACGGGCGGCCTGGTAGGCGCGCGACCCCTGCATGTCGCGGGCATGCCCGGTTTCGGTTTGCGTGGTGAGCAGGGTGATGGCCAACGCCAGCGCGGCCAAGACCACCAGGATGAAGATCGCGCTGACGATGGCGAAGCCGCGTTGGCCGCGCAAACTACGGCGTATTGTCAACATGGATCTGGTGCAGAAGGCTGACGCTCTCCCCGCTGTTCTGAAGCGTGATCCATGCCGACAACAGGCTGTCCCGCTCGGACGAGCCGGTGGTATAGGAGAAGCGGGCCGGCACGCTGCCGGCGACGACGGCGGGGCAGGACACATTGGTCGCCAGCGGGACTTTGCTGGTGGCGTTGGACAGCGGAGGCGCAGCCAGCGTCGAGACCTGGTGACGACCGCCCTCGATGCGCTCCAGGATTTCCAGCGAGCCGTCGGCGCTGACGGTTAACTGGTCCACGCCCTGGAACTGGTCGGTGATGCCGAGCAGTTCGCCGACGATCTGCAGCGTCGCGCCGGCGCCGCGGCTGGCGGATTCCCAGCCGCCGAAGATGAGCAGGCGCGCGGGATCGAGTGCGGGAATCGCCTTGATGGCAGCGGCGAGCGCAGCCGCGGTGGAGTGCGCGTCGGTGAAGCCGCCGGCGGGACCGTCGAGTGCGATCAATTCGAACGGAACCTTCTGCGCGACGGTCATCATCACTTGCTGCAGCTTTGCCTTCGGACCGAGGCTCAGCAGTGTGACCTTGCTCCCGGGATTTTTGGCGGCCAGATTCGCGGCTTCGTAGAGTGCGTGTCCGGCCCAGGGATCGAGCACGGCGGGCAGCATCATTTCGTTCTTCAGCGCGGGGCCGGTGGGTGTGCTGACCGGCTCCAGAGTTTGCAGCGGATCGGGAACAACGCTGCCGAGGACGATGATTTGGAAAGGCATAATCGAGGTTTCAGTTTCAGTTTCAGTTTCAGAAGTCCCGAGACGCGAGTCGCGAGCCAATAAACTCGGGACGCGGGACTCGCGGCTCGGGACTAATTCAACGCCGAATGCAGGCCGCCGGCGCCGGCGCGGAACTCGATGTTGGCGCTGTCGTCGCTGTTAAGCGTCTGCACGCAGTTCCACAGGCAGGCGCCGCAGTGTACACATTTTTCGCGATCGAAGACGGGCAATCCGCCGTCGCCGGGCGCGATTGCCTGGCCGGAGCACATCTCGATGCAGAGCTTGGCCTCGCACGCCTGGCAGACCTCGGGAAAGTGAAACACCACGTGGTCGGCGTACCCGGATGGCGCCTGCACTTTTCCGCCGAGCAGCAGCGCGTCCTGGTGCGACACCAGCAGCTTGTCGTCGAAGGGGATCTGCGGCCAGCCGCAGCGGTCCATTAATGCATCGTGAAGCGATGTGTTGGCCTGGACGCAGCGGCGGCGGATCTCTTCGAGCTCAGCTTGCGGGAAGCGCCCGGCGAAGTAGTGCTCGAGGGTGCTGACGCGGTCGTTGACGGAGCGCGGCTCGTGGCCGAGCGGAAAGCGGCCCTTGGTCAATCCGGCGAGCGCCATGCCGAGCACGCCGGTGACGACGCCGCGCTGGAAGCCGTCGCGGGCTTTTTCGGCGACGCGGCCTTCCTGTTCCACCCAACTGGCGCGGCGGCGGGCAACGTAGGCGCGATCAAGATTGTCGCGGGTGAACGGTTCGCCCGCGCCGAGTAATTCGACGACGGCTTCGGCGAGCAGCGTGCCGGTGGTCCAGGCTTCGTCCACGCCCGAGCCGGTGAGAACGTTGGTGCTGCCGGAGCCCTCGCCAATGCGCGCGTAGCCGTTGCCGGCGAGCACGGGCTCGCCGCGCTTGCCGGATTCCTGCAGCGACTTCGCGCCCCAGGAGCGCAACGTCCCACCCTCAAGGTAGCGCCACAGGTACGGGTGCATCATGAAATGCTGCAGGTAGCGATAGGCGGTGCGCACCGGGCTGCCGAACCACGAGGGCACGAAGATGCCGACGGAGGCGAGGCGGTCGGGATGGATGTAGAAGAAGCCGAAGATTTCCGGCTCGGGGAAGCCGAAGGTGTGGAAGACGGTGCCGGGTTCGAGGTCAACGCCCTCACGCAGCTCGACGACGAACTTCATGCCCACTGCCCACTCGCGGCGATGGTGGCCTTCGGGCATGCCGAATTGCTGGTCGAGTTGGCGGCCGACGGGCCCGACCGGACCGTCCGCGATAACGGTGAGATCGGCGCGCACGTCCATGCCGGGCATGAACGCGGCTTCGGGATTGCCGGTTTTGTCGGTGCCCTGGTCCACAAGGCGGATGCCGGTGACGCGGTCGTTTTCAATCAGCGCCTGCGCAACCGGCATTCCGGGCCAGATCTGCACCATGCCGCCGGCCGCGATTTGCGAGCCGACCCACTGATTGAACTGGCCGACAGAGAGGACGAACCCATTGTCCTTGCGCAGAAATTCGGGAAGGTAGGGCAGCTCGAGCGCGTGATCTTTGATCGGCAGCGCGAAGCGGAGCGCGCGAATCGCCGCGTCGGCGGAACGCAGGACGAACGACCGGCGGCTGGCGCCCAGCGGATCGAGAAGGTAAAGCATCTTCTCGCTGGTGACGCGCGCGGCCATGGGAATCTGCGCGGGATCGAGATCGGGGAAGCTGGCGCGAATGCCGCGGGCGCGCGTGACCACGCCGGAAACGCCCACTCCGAGATCGTCGGCGCGCTCGTAGCAGATGACCTGCGGAGGAAGGCCGCCGGAGCTCTGCAGGGAGCCGTCGGCGAGGGCGCGCGAGAGCGTGGTCAGGAAGCCGCCCATGGCGGGGCCGAAGCCGACGCAGGCGATGTCCACGGCGACGGATTCGCGCTCGATGATCTCCGTTTGCGCTTCCGGGCTCAGGTCCATAGGAGCACTCATGCCGGATAATCCAGCGCCTCGGGGATCATGACGCGGGCCACCGCTTCGGCGGCGCGGTCTTTCGCCAGGCGCGCGCCGGTGAGACAAGTGTCGAGCTTCTGCCGCAGCCAGAGGAACTGCGCGGCGTTGCCGGAGCAGCCGGCGCACGGGCCCGCCTTCGCTGGATGCGAGCCGTCGGCGGCGATGACGTCGGTAGCACAAGCGGCGATGCCGGGGATGAGGCCTTCGAGCGAATCGAGGTCCTCGGCCTGGAAGCAGCCGCGGTAGCCCTCCTGGTCCCACGCGGGATGGCGGTTGAAACCGAAGACCAGCTCGGCGCAGATGCGTCCCACTTCACCGGAGGCGCGCGCCGATTCGACGTGGCAGAGGTCGGTGAAGAAATTGACGAAGCCGGGCAGGCCTTCGGCGAGCGCCGAATTTTCCGCGCCGGCGTTTTCCAGTTCGAGCACGTCCAGGATTTGCTGGCGCGCGGCAAGCAGCCAGCAGAGCGCGTCGGCGAGGGGGAAGGTCACGCCCTGCCGCGGGCCGTGGTAGAGCCTGGCGCCGTTGGCGTCGGTGGAGACCTGGAGGTAGTCGAGCGACCACAGCCACATCATCATGGCGGTCGCGAGCGTGCACGCGCCGGTGCCGGGATGGGTGGAGGCGATCTGGCGCATTTCCTTAATCCAGTTGCGGAACTGCGCGAGGAAGACCTGGTTGGTCATGGTGACGGAGAG is drawn from Terriglobia bacterium and contains these coding sequences:
- a CDS encoding 4Fe-4S ferredoxin; the encoded protein is MDLSPEAQTEIIERESVAVDIACVGFGPAMGGFLTTLSRALADGSLQSSGGLPPQVICYERADDLGVGVSGVVTRARGIRASFPDLDPAQIPMAARVTSEKMLYLLDPLGASRRSFVLRSADAAIRALRFALPIKDHALELPYLPEFLRKDNGFVLSVGQFNQWVGSQIAAGGMVQIWPGMPVAQALIENDRVTGIRLVDQGTDKTGNPEAAFMPGMDVRADLTVIADGPVGPVGRQLDQQFGMPEGHHRREWAVGMKFVVELREGVDLEPGTVFHTFGFPEPEIFGFFYIHPDRLASVGIFVPSWFGSPVRTAYRYLQHFMMHPYLWRYLEGGTLRSWGAKSLQESGKRGEPVLAGNGYARIGEGSGSTNVLTGSGVDEAWTTGTLLAEAVVELLGAGEPFTRDNLDRAYVARRRASWVEQEGRVAEKARDGFQRGVVTGVLGMALAGLTKGRFPLGHEPRSVNDRVSTLEHYFAGRFPQAELEEIRRRCVQANTSLHDALMDRCGWPQIPFDDKLLVSHQDALLLGGKVQAPSGYADHVVFHFPEVCQACEAKLCIEMCSGQAIAPGDGGLPVFDREKCVHCGACLWNCVQTLNSDDSANIEFRAGAGGLHSALN